A portion of the Daphnia magna isolate NIES linkage group LG4, ASM2063170v1.1, whole genome shotgun sequence genome contains these proteins:
- the LOC116921369 gene encoding glutamate receptor ionotropic, NMDA 1 isoform X3 — protein MDAGSMCSSLVVIFEEDGTAEQEEIVDELTVRYRRPLTLLRSRHGKIQAFDEITDQEHYYLGEVILVTSSNSSKIGDKLLQDARNERLHLLIERGQRLVEIHKWMVSDRLQIDYVLKNNNVSWGTLTGQRKMLMGRYLTIATLDFPPIVFAKKNESGKVIASGIEPSLVAILADKLDFKVNYILPVNDEMWGTLVFNGSKNVTVTGLLGFLHRKEADVSYGDLHMQQRLLPYVDFTRAFRNNHECFLVPAPRPYAKWTALYHPFSSDIWTATGLVCIFAVATLRLLAKWSSWRSNEDGFFSDTMVCFLYILGNMLSAQQPQEIRMSANRLFLIWWLLAAATVIPTVYRSGLISYITFPYTPAPIDTIQQLVDSPLKKISWGDYFKTSLLNSNDPLHRKLGEQFAIATNLTQMFSLLETDSWAVMSNQGNLRYQAAALFPPSSDGPRVHLMTECVFPTRSALGLQKGSSLKPYFDKKIYRLAEAGIVEHISSQFAKKQKPWDPTKSRKLAAYSLDDLQGAFYLLALSIAFSFLIFLSEVIFGYRKRKFSTGK, from the exons ATGGATGCTGGAAGTATGTGCTCCAGCCTGGTGGTCATCTTCGAAGAAGACGGAACAGCGGAACAGGAAGAAATTGTCGACGAATTAACCGTCAGGTATCGTCGCCCTCTGACATTGCTTCGCAGCCGCCATGGAAAAATTCAAGCTTTCGATGAAATTACGGATCAAGAG CACTACTACTTAGGAGAAGTCATTTTAGTGACATCGTCGAATTCTTCTAAGATTGGAGACAAACTGTTACAAGATGCCCGCAACGAGAGACTTCATTTGTTGATTGAACGTGGCCAACGTCTCGTGGAGATCCACAAATGGATGGTGAGTGACCGACTTCAAATAGACTACGtattgaaaaataacaacGTGAGCTGGGGAACATTGACTGGGCAACGCAAAATGCTGATGGGTAGATACTTGACAATAGCAACGCTCGATTTTCCACCCATCGTTTTCGCCAAGAAGAACGAAAGTGGCAAAGTCATTGCTTCAGGAATTGAGCCATCATTAGTCGCCATACTGGCAGACAAACTCGATTTTAAAGTCAACTATATTCTGCCAGTTAACGACGAAATGTGG GGCACCTTGGTTTTTAATGGATCAAAAAACGTCACCGTCACGGGCTTGCTAGGTTTCCTGCACCGGAAAGAAGCCGACGTATCTTACGGGGATCTGCACATGCAGCAACGATTGCTGCCTTACGTCGATTTCACTCGAGCCTTTAGAAATAATCACGAATGTTTTCTTGTACCAGCTCCTCGTCCCTATGCAAAATGGACTGCACTGTACCATCCCTTTTCCTCGGACATTTGGACTGCAACTGGTTTGGTTTGTATTTTTGCCGTCGCGACGCTACGACTACTAGCCAAATGGTCGTCTTGGCGTTCGAATGAAGACGGGTTTTTCTCCGATACTATGGTTTGTTTTCTCTATATTTTAGGCAACATGTTGTCTGCTCAACAGCCACAAGAAATCCGTATGTCGGCTAATCGATTGTTTCTCATTTGGTGGCTATTGGCAGCTGCTACCGTAATTCCAACTGTGTATCGTTCTGGTCTTATTTCGTACATAACCTTTCCTTACACTCCTGCTCCAATTGACACAATTCAGCAACTCGTCGATAGTCCTCTGAAAAAAATCAGTTGGGGAGATTATTTCAAGACGAGTCTGTTGAATTCCAACGATCCGCTTCATCGTAAATTGGGCGAACAATTTGCTATTGCTACCAATCTGACTCAAATGTTTTCATTGCTGGAAACTGATTCATGGGCTGTGATGTCGAACCAGGGGAACCTCCGTTATCAGGCGGCTGCTTTATTCCCCCCAAGTAGTGATGGTCCTCGTGTACACCTAATGACAGAATGCGTGTTCCCCACACGTTCGGCTCTAGGACTCCAAAAAGGTTCTTCGCTGAAGCCATATTTTGACAAGAAAATTTATCGTCTTGCCGAAGCTGGAATTGTAGAGCATATTTCGTCACAATttgccaaaaaacaaaaaccatgGGACCCTACCAAGTCCAGAAAGTTAGCCGCTTACTCGTTGGACGATTTGCAAGGGGCTTtctatttgttggcattgagtattgccttttcttttctaatctTCTTGTCTGAAGTCATTTTTGGCTACCGTAAACGAAAATTTTCCACGGGCAAATAA
- the LOC116921369 gene encoding glutamate receptor ionotropic, NMDA 1 isoform X2, whose amino-acid sequence MDAGSMCSSLVVIFEEDGTAEQEEIVDELTVRYRRPLTLLRSRHGKIQAFDEITDQEQHYYLGEVILVTSSNSSKIGDKLLQDARNERLHLLIERGQRLVEIHKWMVSDRLQIDYVLKNNNVSWGTLTGQRKMLMGRYLTIATLDFPPIVFAKKNESGKVIASGIEPSLVAILADKLDFKVNYILPVNDEMWGTLVFNGSKNVTVTGLLGFLHRKEADVSYGDLHMQQRLLPYVDFTRAFRNNHECFLVPAPRPYAKWTALYHPFSSDIWTATGLVCIFAVATLRLLAKWSSWRSNEDGFFSDTMVCFLYILGNMLSAQQPQEIRMSANRLFLIWWLLAAATVIPTVYRSGLISYITFPYTPAPIDTIQQLVDSPLKKISWGDYFKTSLLNSNDPLHRKLGEQFAIATNLTQMFSLLETDSWAVMSNQGNLRYQAAALFPPSSDGPRVHLMTECVFPTRSALGLQKGSSLKPYFDKKIYRLAEAGIVEHISSQFAKKQKPWDPTKSRKLAAYSLDDLQGAFYLLALSIAFSFLIFLSEVIFGYRKRKFSTGK is encoded by the exons ATGGATGCTGGAAGTATGTGCTCCAGCCTGGTGGTCATCTTCGAAGAAGACGGAACAGCGGAACAGGAAGAAATTGTCGACGAATTAACCGTCAGGTATCGTCGCCCTCTGACATTGCTTCGCAGCCGCCATGGAAAAATTCAAGCTTTCGATGAAATTACGGATCAAGAG CAGCACTACTACTTAGGAGAAGTCATTTTAGTGACATCGTCGAATTCTTCTAAGATTGGAGACAAACTGTTACAAGATGCCCGCAACGAGAGACTTCATTTGTTGATTGAACGTGGCCAACGTCTCGTGGAGATCCACAAATGGATGGTGAGTGACCGACTTCAAATAGACTACGtattgaaaaataacaacGTGAGCTGGGGAACATTGACTGGGCAACGCAAAATGCTGATGGGTAGATACTTGACAATAGCAACGCTCGATTTTCCACCCATCGTTTTCGCCAAGAAGAACGAAAGTGGCAAAGTCATTGCTTCAGGAATTGAGCCATCATTAGTCGCCATACTGGCAGACAAACTCGATTTTAAAGTCAACTATATTCTGCCAGTTAACGACGAAATGTGG GGCACCTTGGTTTTTAATGGATCAAAAAACGTCACCGTCACGGGCTTGCTAGGTTTCCTGCACCGGAAAGAAGCCGACGTATCTTACGGGGATCTGCACATGCAGCAACGATTGCTGCCTTACGTCGATTTCACTCGAGCCTTTAGAAATAATCACGAATGTTTTCTTGTACCAGCTCCTCGTCCCTATGCAAAATGGACTGCACTGTACCATCCCTTTTCCTCGGACATTTGGACTGCAACTGGTTTGGTTTGTATTTTTGCCGTCGCGACGCTACGACTACTAGCCAAATGGTCGTCTTGGCGTTCGAATGAAGACGGGTTTTTCTCCGATACTATGGTTTGTTTTCTCTATATTTTAGGCAACATGTTGTCTGCTCAACAGCCACAAGAAATCCGTATGTCGGCTAATCGATTGTTTCTCATTTGGTGGCTATTGGCAGCTGCTACCGTAATTCCAACTGTGTATCGTTCTGGTCTTATTTCGTACATAACCTTTCCTTACACTCCTGCTCCAATTGACACAATTCAGCAACTCGTCGATAGTCCTCTGAAAAAAATCAGTTGGGGAGATTATTTCAAGACGAGTCTGTTGAATTCCAACGATCCGCTTCATCGTAAATTGGGCGAACAATTTGCTATTGCTACCAATCTGACTCAAATGTTTTCATTGCTGGAAACTGATTCATGGGCTGTGATGTCGAACCAGGGGAACCTCCGTTATCAGGCGGCTGCTTTATTCCCCCCAAGTAGTGATGGTCCTCGTGTACACCTAATGACAGAATGCGTGTTCCCCACACGTTCGGCTCTAGGACTCCAAAAAGGTTCTTCGCTGAAGCCATATTTTGACAAGAAAATTTATCGTCTTGCCGAAGCTGGAATTGTAGAGCATATTTCGTCACAATttgccaaaaaacaaaaaccatgGGACCCTACCAAGTCCAGAAAGTTAGCCGCTTACTCGTTGGACGATTTGCAAGGGGCTTtctatttgttggcattgagtattgccttttcttttctaatctTCTTGTCTGAAGTCATTTTTGGCTACCGTAAACGAAAATTTTCCACGGGCAAATAA
- the LOC116921369 gene encoding glutamate receptor ionotropic, NMDA 1 isoform X1, with protein sequence MDAGSMCSSLVVIFEEDGTAEQEEIVDELTVRYRRPLTLLRSRHGKIQAFDEITDQEVVCNNVAVLLQNLDEFSLIYEHIQQHYYLGEVILVTSSNSSKIGDKLLQDARNERLHLLIERGQRLVEIHKWMVSDRLQIDYVLKNNNVSWGTLTGQRKMLMGRYLTIATLDFPPIVFAKKNESGKVIASGIEPSLVAILADKLDFKVNYILPVNDEMWGTLVFNGSKNVTVTGLLGFLHRKEADVSYGDLHMQQRLLPYVDFTRAFRNNHECFLVPAPRPYAKWTALYHPFSSDIWTATGLVCIFAVATLRLLAKWSSWRSNEDGFFSDTMVCFLYILGNMLSAQQPQEIRMSANRLFLIWWLLAAATVIPTVYRSGLISYITFPYTPAPIDTIQQLVDSPLKKISWGDYFKTSLLNSNDPLHRKLGEQFAIATNLTQMFSLLETDSWAVMSNQGNLRYQAAALFPPSSDGPRVHLMTECVFPTRSALGLQKGSSLKPYFDKKIYRLAEAGIVEHISSQFAKKQKPWDPTKSRKLAAYSLDDLQGAFYLLALSIAFSFLIFLSEVIFGYRKRKFSTGK encoded by the exons ATGGATGCTGGAAGTATGTGCTCCAGCCTGGTGGTCATCTTCGAAGAAGACGGAACAGCGGAACAGGAAGAAATTGTCGACGAATTAACCGTCAGGTATCGTCGCCCTCTGACATTGCTTCGCAGCCGCCATGGAAAAATTCAAGCTTTCGATGAAATTACGGATCAAGAGGTGGTTTGCAACAACGTCGCTGTATTGTTGCAAAACCTTGATGAATTTTCGCTTATTTACGAACATATCCAGCAGCACTACTACTTAGGAGAAGTCATTTTAGTGACATCGTCGAATTCTTCTAAGATTGGAGACAAACTGTTACAAGATGCCCGCAACGAGAGACTTCATTTGTTGATTGAACGTGGCCAACGTCTCGTGGAGATCCACAAATGGATGGTGAGTGACCGACTTCAAATAGACTACGtattgaaaaataacaacGTGAGCTGGGGAACATTGACTGGGCAACGCAAAATGCTGATGGGTAGATACTTGACAATAGCAACGCTCGATTTTCCACCCATCGTTTTCGCCAAGAAGAACGAAAGTGGCAAAGTCATTGCTTCAGGAATTGAGCCATCATTAGTCGCCATACTGGCAGACAAACTCGATTTTAAAGTCAACTATATTCTGCCAGTTAACGACGAAATGTGG GGCACCTTGGTTTTTAATGGATCAAAAAACGTCACCGTCACGGGCTTGCTAGGTTTCCTGCACCGGAAAGAAGCCGACGTATCTTACGGGGATCTGCACATGCAGCAACGATTGCTGCCTTACGTCGATTTCACTCGAGCCTTTAGAAATAATCACGAATGTTTTCTTGTACCAGCTCCTCGTCCCTATGCAAAATGGACTGCACTGTACCATCCCTTTTCCTCGGACATTTGGACTGCAACTGGTTTGGTTTGTATTTTTGCCGTCGCGACGCTACGACTACTAGCCAAATGGTCGTCTTGGCGTTCGAATGAAGACGGGTTTTTCTCCGATACTATGGTTTGTTTTCTCTATATTTTAGGCAACATGTTGTCTGCTCAACAGCCACAAGAAATCCGTATGTCGGCTAATCGATTGTTTCTCATTTGGTGGCTATTGGCAGCTGCTACCGTAATTCCAACTGTGTATCGTTCTGGTCTTATTTCGTACATAACCTTTCCTTACACTCCTGCTCCAATTGACACAATTCAGCAACTCGTCGATAGTCCTCTGAAAAAAATCAGTTGGGGAGATTATTTCAAGACGAGTCTGTTGAATTCCAACGATCCGCTTCATCGTAAATTGGGCGAACAATTTGCTATTGCTACCAATCTGACTCAAATGTTTTCATTGCTGGAAACTGATTCATGGGCTGTGATGTCGAACCAGGGGAACCTCCGTTATCAGGCGGCTGCTTTATTCCCCCCAAGTAGTGATGGTCCTCGTGTACACCTAATGACAGAATGCGTGTTCCCCACACGTTCGGCTCTAGGACTCCAAAAAGGTTCTTCGCTGAAGCCATATTTTGACAAGAAAATTTATCGTCTTGCCGAAGCTGGAATTGTAGAGCATATTTCGTCACAATttgccaaaaaacaaaaaccatgGGACCCTACCAAGTCCAGAAAGTTAGCCGCTTACTCGTTGGACGATTTGCAAGGGGCTTtctatttgttggcattgagtattgccttttcttttctaatctTCTTGTCTGAAGTCATTTTTGGCTACCGTAAACGAAAATTTTCCACGGGCAAATAA
- the LOC116921363 gene encoding uncharacterized protein LOC116921363 → MPRLRLDAAPSNLMLENRNTMKLTKSTVGVVAQKVQGPSLRPRAVLSDLTKANAVSTNQVKNEQPEEKIKKPAIGIASRKPLQSTNVKKIVPTAAPKAVLCTKKAEPEAYSTKQLPIEDIDLERDNPQLVSYYAKDIYSYLRQLEKSYLIGAQYMDVDGYTIRPTMRTILVDWLIDVHGRFKMLQETLYLSISVMDSFLQVDSTINRRELQLVGLTAMLIAAKFEETWAPEINDFVYMSDKAYTSKDVLAMECRMLQKLDFRLGRPLPLHFLRRNTQAASQILDQVDVLHHTLSKYLMELTLPEYSFCHYLPSQLAAAALCLSLRILDESDTESNELWNHSMVYYSGYTYESLEPLMEKLCGLIAAADVSKFQHNSLGIKAIRPGSKITSPHPTTTTTTTIIIIMSSLQMFVLLVVVVSMAAAYPQSYETPYKAPSAPAYSAPAYSPPAYSAPSYKGAGTANGRAKIQVYRGPTKEGGKGYDGFAPWGFYANQPEDNKAHDDIAGKKPIRIEDQEVRDENGRRRFHGAFTGGFSAGYYNTVDTKEGWRPAEFKSSRSDRQKKEQKPQDFMDEEDLGAFGIAPQVLRAKEDFGEGHVSRKRLRPVFATAGAIPGLPALHNLLHPVKETIGIKLLRSMGWKPNQGVGERLTKKEKKERRKKYEETRKYGCDLPSGLQQREIRQQTSDGEETGDESDDQLYAPDDVPAFVVKPKSNLFGLGYTGLMPHHVTASTAPKSGFVLFEPTLKLTDRKKKLQIAGQAFGVGAFENEDEDIYSRDDMSQYDFELGGAKPKKKNSNMLALPCSDVLDGFVRAKQNEPVFKRYPPPVIPKDFVPIHRSLHSRFDVKPMTQAELSGLGRHDLNANQRAAILNEVLSMPPETAQAPAPPETVSAPLTPAEVVAQALIQIKKNIAAQQEKSGQIVQDEEQKVKLEKTTAVSLVIDPDREAKVAKLKSFVESSRTISSFQPFARDLDKQYRFEAFCILSKSNRLAEFHLLQPGNMTAWEREREEVEFDRSLTLYRPLTATMQNRFTSGGHVEENIQGGLVAQIESFLPQETPQPKKIPVVKDPAKQAALRKLFGQLTRKQSQWKPDRLLCIRFNVPNPFPSAGDAQDSAKFVAKGTSGSKFSIFDVLNAVPQAGPSFMSSGYDNVPSGPVQGPEIKVQELEWDKAERGELQEKAEPDLVPEVGPSEEIKEEVTEEVPYERPPMDVFRAIFADTDSEEEEEEEENKEEEDKKVEEAKNNRTREQPKPPIVEEMDDDAYGPRLPASGSIGNKVAVVNLTAIQDASNQVEWVERDKAKKKKEHKKDKKKKDKKKKDKKNKKRKRRHSDVGSSSSDEEVDDMKILKKIILDIHTRGSSVGACPGGLVLWPVCYHDPAPQPTFYFHPIFRECDTAGWHSWLVFDGASPCTDVVEDEAVLKTEVIKPGGNHYDDQRDDAKCCSTWIPADDACSPALVTSDNQPLFFRRSNPLLVIALMHSVFKLSIFFWHPPLIDAIVVRHRSISTLTLLRVELKDSDVCFSVLSRALIACWTDSANSFRCDSCLIKRCFAETNQRLSRLFEIVIQIGCWSS, encoded by the exons ATGCCCCGCCTTCGATTGGATGCTGCTCCGTCAAACTTG ATGCTGGAAAACCGGAACACGATGAAGCTCACAAAATCAACAGTTGGTGTTGTGGCTCAAAAAGTGCAAGGTCCTAGTCTGCGCCCCAGAGCTGTCCTTAGTGATTTAACAAAGGCCAATGCAGTGTCGACAAATCAAGTAAAGAATGAACAGCCAGAAGAAAAGATCAAGAAGCCAGCCATTGGCATTGCCTCCAGGAAGCCTCTGCAGAGCACAAA TGTTAAGAAAATTGTTCCTACTGCAGCCCCCAAAGCTGTATTGTGCACCAAAAAGGCTGAACCTGAGGCTTATTCCACTAAGCAGCTGCCAATTGAAGATATTGATCTTGAAAGGGATAACCCACAGCTGGTTTCCTATTATGCtaaggatatttattcataCCTGCGTCAGCTGGAG AAATCATATCTGATTGGCGCGCAGTACATGGATGTTGATGGTTACACGATTCGGCCAACCATGCGTACTATCTTGGTCGATTGGCTTATTGACGTTCATGGTCGCTTCAAGATGCTTCAAGAAACGTTGTACCTGAGTATTTCTGTGATGGATTCTTTCCTTCAG GTTGATTCTACAATCAACCGTCGTGAATTGCAGCTAGTTGGATTGACAGCTATGTTAATTGCGGCCAAATTTGAAGAGACATGGGCCCCCGAGATCAACGATTTCGTTTACATGTCAGATAAGGCTTATACGTCAAAGGATGTGCTTGCTATGGAGTGTCGGATGTTGCAGAAGTTGGATTTCCGGTTGGGTCGTCCGCTTCCTCTTCACTTCTTGCGCCGCAATACCCAAGCTGCATCACAGATTCTCGACCAG GTCGATGTTTTGCACCATACTCTTTCGAAATATCTAATGGAGTTGACTTTGCCAGAGTATTCTTTCTGCCATTACTTACCTTCCCAGCTTGCCGCTGCTGCTCTTTGTCTCTCTCTTCG tATCCTTGACGAGAGTGACACGGAGAGCAACGAATTGTGGAACCACTCCATGGTATACTATTCTGGGTACACCTATGAGAGTTTAGAACCCCTTATGGAGAAGTTGTGTGGCCTGATCGCTGCCGCTGACGTCAGTAAATTCCAG CATAACTCGCTGGGTATAAAAGCCATCCGACCAGGTTCTAAAATCACCAGTCCTCAtccgacaacaacaacaacaacaacaatcatcatcatcatgtcTTCTCTGCAAATG TTCGTCCTCTTGGTTGTCGTTGTCTCCATGGCTGCTGCCTACCCACAGAGTTATGAGACTCCTTACAAAGCCCCATCAGCGCCTGCTTACTCTGCTCCTGCCTACTCTCCTCCTGCCTACTCCGCTCCTTCCTACAAAGGTGCCGGAACCGCCAACGGCCGTGCTAAGATTCAGGTCTACCGTGGTCCCACCAAAGAGGGAGGCAAAGGTTACGATGGCTTCGCTCCTTGGGGATTCTACGCCAACCAACCTGAAGATAACAAGGCTCATG ATGACATAGCGGGAAAGAAACCAATCAGAATCGAAGATCAAGAAGTAAGAGACGAAAATGGTAGAAGACGGTTTCATGGCGCCTTCACAGGTGGTTTTTCAGCTGGCTATTACAATACAGTTGATACGAAAGAAGGATGGAGGCCAGCTGAATTCAAATCCTCCCGCAGTGATaggcaaaagaaagaacagaAACCACAAGATTTCATGGATGAAGAAGATCTTGGAGCCTTTGGTATTGCACCTCAAGTTCTACGTGCAAAAGAAGATTTTGGAGAGGGTCATGTTTCCCGCAAACGACTGAGGCCTGTTTTTGCAACTGCTGGAGCTATTCCAG GTTTGCCAGCTTTGCATAATTTGCTCCATCCAGTTAAAGAAACAATTGGAATTAAGCTTTTACGATCCATGGGATGGAAACCAAACCAAGGTGTAGGAGAGAGATTgacaaagaaggaaaaaaaggaaaggagaaaaaaatatgaagagACTAGAAAATATGGTTGTGATTTGCCTTCTGGATTGCAACAGAGAGAAATAAGGCAGCAGACTAGTGATGGAGAAGAAACGGGAGACGAGTCCGACGATCAGTTATATGCCCCAGACGACGTACCTGCGTTTGTAGTAAAACCGAAAAGCAACTTGTTTGGTCTTGGCTACACGGGATTAATGCCGCATCATGTTACTGCATCTACAGCTCCCAAAAGCGGGTTTGTGCTTTTTGAACCCACCTTAAAATTGACTGATCGGAAAAAGAAACTTCAGATAGCTGGTCAGGCTTTTGGTGTTGGAGCTTTTGAAAACGAAGATGAGGATATTTACAGCAGAGATGACATGAGTCAATATGACTTTGAATTGGGTGGTGCAaaacccaaaaagaaaaactctaACATGTTGGCATTACCATGCTCTGATGTCCTAGACGGTTTTGTTCgtgcaaaacaaaatgaacccGTTTTTAAACGTTACCCTCCTCCGGTTATTCCCAAGGATTTTGTGCCTATTCATCGTAGCCTACACTCGCGATTCGACGTGAAACCTATGACCCAGGCTGAATTGAGCGGATTGGGTCGGCATGATCTCAACGCCAATCAGAGAGCCGCGATTCTTAACGAAGTTTTGAGCATGCCACCCGAGACTGCACAAGCACCTGCACCACCAGAAACCGTTTCGGCCCCACTGACTCCTGCGGAAGTCGTTGCACAAGCATTGATTCAAATTAAGAAGAATATCGCTGCACAGCAAGAGAAGTCGGGTCAAATTGTACAAGATGAAGAACAAAAAGTTAAGCTGGAGAAAACTACAGCCGTTTCGTTAGTGATTGACCCTGACAGAGAGGCAAAAGTTGCGAAGCTCAAGTCATTCGTTGAAAGTTCGAGGACAATTTCGTCTTTTCAGCCGTTTGCAAGAGATCTAGACAAGCAATATAGGTTTGAGGCTTTCTGTATTCTTTCCAAGAGTAACAGGCTTGCAGAATTCCATTTACTTCAGCCTGGAAACATGACTGCATGGGAGCGTGAACGTGAAGAG GTCGAGTTTGATAGGTCCTTGACGCTTTATCGGCCATTGACTGCTACAATGCAAAATCGTTTCACATCTGGAGGCCATGTCGAGGAAAACATTCAAGGTGGACTTGTTGCGCAAATTGAATCCTTTTTACCACAAGAAACGCCGCAACCTAAAAAGATTCCGGTCGTAAAAGATCCAGCTAAGCAGGCAGCCCTCCGAAAGCTTTTTGGACAACTCACTCGGAAGCAAAGTCAATGGAAGCCCGACCGTTTACTGTGCATTCGCTTTAATGTTCCAAATCCCTTTCCAAG TGCCGGAGATGCCCAAGATTCAGCGAAATTTGTTGCCAAAGGCACGTCTGGATcaaaattttccatttttgatgTGTTGAACGCAGTTCCACAAGCTGGTCCTTCATTTATGTCGTCGGGCTACGATAATGTTCCATCCGGCCCTGTACAGGGCCCAGAAATCAAAGTCCAGGAACTCGAATGGGATAAAGCTGAAAGAGGTGAATTACAAGAAAAGGCTGAACCAGACCTTGTTCCAGAAGTAGGCCCATCTGAAGAAATAAAGGAAGAGGTGACAGAGGAAGTGCCATACGAACGTCCTCCAATGGATGTCTTTAGAGCAATTTTCGCTGACACCGATtcggaggaagaagaagaagaagaagaaaacaaagaggAGGAGGATAAAAAAGTCGAAGAAGCGAAAAACAACCGAACACGCGAACAACCAAAGCCTCCAATTGTAGAAGAAATGGATGATGATGCCTATGGGCCTCGATTACCAGCTTCCGGTAGTATCGGTAATAAAGTGGCAGTAGTTAACTTAACTGCCATTCAAGACGCCAGTAACCAAGTAGAATGGGTAGAACGCGACAaggccaagaaaaagaaagaacacaagaaagacaaaaagaaaaaggataaaaagaagaaagataaaaagaacaagaagagaaaaagacgCCATTCCGACGTCGGTTCAAGTAGCAGTGATGAAGAAGTGGATGATATGAAAATATTGAAGAAGATT ATCCTGGACATCCACACAAGAGGCAGCAGCGTCGGAGCCTGCCCAGGAGGCTTAGTACTTTGGCCAGTTTGCTACCATGATCCAGCACCTCAGccaactttttattttcatccaATCTTCCGGGAATGCGATACTGCTGGCTGGCATTCCTGGCTTGTCTTCGACGGAGCATCTCCTTGTACAG ATGTTGTCGAAGACGAGGCTGTGCTGAAAACGGAAGTGATAAAGCCAGGAGGTAATCACTACGATGACCAGCGTGATGATGCTAAA TGTTGTTCAACATGGATTCCAGCTGACGATG CTTGTTCGCCAGCTTTAGTGACATCGGACAACCAgcctcttttctttcgtcGAAGCAATCCGCTACTTGTAATTGCGTTGATGCATTCCGTTTTCAAACTGTCCATCTTCTTTTGGCATCCTCCGTTGATCGATGCCATTGTTGTCCGACATCGGTCCATTTCAACTTTGACGTTGTTGAGAGTTGAATTGAAAGACTCGGATGTCTGCTTCAGCGTGTTATCCAGAGCATTAATCGCCTGCTGGACCGATTCAGCCAATT CGTTCCGATGCGACAGTTGTTTGATTAAACGCTGCTTCGCCGAAACAAATCAACGACTGAGTCGTCTGTTTGAAATTGTAATTCAAATTGGCTGCTGGTCCAGCTAG
- the LOC116921380 gene encoding uncharacterized protein LOC116921380, whose product MDENRPITSRTSLLGRSLVPHIIMKFTLRVITVCAVVSLAMARQLSPSRGRVKWPGIRLGEAIISPDIFAESILVDDMTEENLLRALVIPTDGSGGAPIEESERFDTRANRNASYHFRSDVRDGIKGGQLHREETRRGAQVNGSYSYSDGFVLRTVEYQADENGYRVIKETMRRIGNGPKENTAGVANVQTEAHGRKNRYTIRGTNLTAPSISGAETARIISKRL is encoded by the exons ATGGATGAAAACCGACCTATTACAAGCCGGACATCGTTGCTCGGAAGATCTCTCGTCCCTCACATCATCATGAAGTTCACTCTTCGA gtTATCACAGTTTGCGCGGTGGTGAGTTTAGCCATGGCCAGGCAACTAAGTCCGTCGCGTGGGCGAGTAAAATGGCCCGGAATTCGACTAGGTGAAGCGATCATTTCGCCGGATATTTTCGCAGAGTCCATTCTTGTCGATGATATGACGGAAGAGAATTTATTGAGAGCGTTAGTTATCCCAACGGACGGTAGTGGCGGTGCACCTATCGAGGAATCTGAAAGGTTCGACACGAGAGCCAACCGGAACGCTTCTTACCACTTCCGGAGTGACGTTAGAGACGGAATTAAAGGCGGCCAATTACATCGTGAAGAAACACGTCGAGGAGCACAg gtgaacgGATCCTATTCGTATAGTGACGGCTTTGTCTTGCGAACAGTCGAGTACCAGGCGGATGAAAACGGATACCGAGTCATCAA GGAGACGATGAGGCGTATTGGTAATGGACCGAAAGAAAACACTGCCGGAGTCGCTAACGTTCAGACTGAAGCTCACGGACGGAAGAATCGCTACACTATAAGAGGGACCAACCTGACTGCCCCATCCATTTCTGGAGCCGAAACTGCTCGAATCATATCCAAGAGgctttaa